Part of the Roseomonas sp. OT10 genome, CAGCGGCGAGGCCGCGATCAGGTTCTGCCCGAAGAGCAGGAAGGCGAGCGGCGCGGTGAGGAAGACGAAGCGCGGCACGGGAAAGAGGAAGTGCCACATCGAGGAGACGTAGCAGAGCCGTTGCGCCAGGCTCAGCCCCGGCCCGAAGAGCGGGTTCTCCACGCGGAAGATCTGCACCATGCCGCGGCCCCAGCGCATGCGCTGGCCGATATGCGAGACGAGGCGGTCGGTGGCGAGGCCGGCGGCCAGCGGCAGGCGGATGAAGGCGGTGTGCCAGCCCAGCCGCTGCATCTTGAGGGAGCAGTGGCAGTCCTCCGTCACCGTCTGGTGCGGCACGCCGCCGACCTGCTCCAGCGCCGTGCGCCGGATGACGGCGCAGGAGCCGCAGAAGAAGGCGGCGTTCCACAGGTCGTTGCCCGGCTGGATCAGCCCGTAGAACAGCAGCCCCTCATTGGGGATGCGCAGGCCGGAGGCGAGGTTCCGCTCGAACGGGTCGGGGCTGTAGAAGTGGTGCGGCGTCTGCAGCATGGCGATGCGCTCGTCGCGCAGCATCCAGCCCAGCGTCATCTGCGCGAAGGCGCGCACGGGGACGTGGTCGCAGTCGAAGATCAGGATGAACTCGCCCTTGGTCTTGCCCAGGGCGTGGTTGATGTTGCCGGCCTTCGCGCCCTTGTTGTCCGGGCGGATCATGTAGCCGCAGCCGATCTCCTCGCAGAAGGCGCGGAAATCCTCGCGCCGCCCGTCGTCGAGGACCATGACGTTCAGCTTCTCGCGCGGCCAGTCCATCGCCAGCGCACCGAAGATGGATGGCTTCACCACCGAGAGCGGCTCGTTGTAGCTCGGGATGAAGACGTCGAGCGTCGGCCAGGCGTCCAGGTCCTCGGGCATGGGCACGGGCTTGCGCTGCAGCGGCCAGACCGATTGCAGGTAGGAGAGCAGCAGCGCCACCACCGCGTAGAGCTCGGCCAGCAGCAGCCCGGTGCCGAGGAAGGTCTGCCAGAAGCCGGTGACGTCCAGCGTGTCGGTCAGCCGCCAGTAGAGGTAGCGGAAGGAGATGAGCACCGAGAGCATCACCAGGATGACCGGCGCCAGACGGCCCTTCAGCCGCGAGACGATCAGGAACACCAGGAAGCCGGCCACGGCGAGCCAGGCCTGCTGCTCCGCCCCCAGCGGCGCGACGATGAAGGGGATGCCCACCCAGAGCCCCAGCAGCACCAGGAGCCAGCGGCTGCGCGGCGCAGGCCCGGGCGTGCCGCGCAGGCCGCGCCCCGGGCGGCTTCCGCCCTGTCCGCCTGCCGTGGTCGTGGCGCTCATCGGCTTCCCCAGGCGTAGGTCTGGCCCTGCTGCGGCGCGGCCAGGGTTTCGTTGATGGCGGCCGTGACCTCGCGCAGGTCGGCGGCCGCACGGGAATGGGGTGCGTGGTCCAGCACCAGGCGCTGGCAGGCCAGGGCCTCCGCCACCACCTCCTCCCGGCCGACGGCGCCCAGCAGGCGCCAGCCGACATGGCGGGCGACGGCCTCCGCGGCGCTGCGCGAGAGGTTGGAGTCGAGGTTGACCGCGTTCACCACGACCCGCAGGCGCTGGCCGGCGGCCGTCCCGGCGACGCCGCCGCCCAGGAACCGCCCGCTCTCGATCTCGGGCACCAGGGCGGCGCTCATCGGCTCCGCGGCCAGGACGCAGACGATCATGTCCGCGATCGGCGCCAGGGCGGCCAGCGCCTGGGAGGGGCCGGGCGGCATGTCGGCCACGATGGTCAGCGCCCCGTCCGCCAGCAGCGCCCGCACCGGGCCGGTCAGCAGCTGCGGCTGGCGCTCCAGCGCCACGTCCAGCCCCAGCGCGCCGGTCATGTCGGAGGCCCCGTAGGGCAGCAGCACCACGCCGGAGCCGGTATGGCGCAGCGCCGGCCGCATGTCAGGCTGGCGCAGCAGGCTCCCCAGCCAGCCCTCCTGCTCGGCGATGGGGGCGCCGAAATGCAGGCGGAGTGCGTTCTGCGGATCGCAGTCGATGGCCAGGATGCGCCGCCCCGTCTGGCTCAGGGCATAGGCGATGTTGGCCGCCAGGGTGGTCTTGCCGACGCCCCCCTTGGGCGATGTGAAGCAGATCAGGGGCACCCGCCCGCTATCCCCGACCGGACCCGGTGGACGCGGCACCGCCGCCCATCGCCACGGACCGCAGCAGAGAGGAGACGCTGCCCTGTCCGGCGCCGGCCGGGGCCGCGGGGATCTGTCGCATCACGCTGTCCAGTTGCTCCAGCAAGGGGTAGTTCGCCGCCGGCCGCGGCGGCTGCGCGCCCGGCCAGGAGGCGGCGGGCGGCACGGGGAAGGGCTCGCGCAACGGTCCCCAGCCTGCCCCGGGCGGGGGCGGCACGGGGGCGGCGGGAGCCCAGCCCGGGGCCGGTGGCGGCCCCCAGCCCGGCGCGGGCGGCACGGCACCGAAGAAGGGGTAGGGCGGCGGCGCCTGGTTCCAGGGCGGCGGTGGCGGCGCCCAGCCCCGGGGGGGCTGCTGTGGCCAGGCCGGCGGCGCGGGCTGGGGCGACGCGGGGGGCGGCCAGCCGGGGGGCGGGGCCGCATAGGGAAAGGGTCCCTCCGGCGCGGGCGGCATCGCGGCGCCCGGCGGCTCCTGGGGCATCTGCGCCGGGCCGGGCGGCGGCGGAACGGGCTGGAACGGGTCGGGCGTGACCAGGTGCAGCGGCGTGACGGGGGCTGCCGCCGGCGTGGCGGCGAGGCGATCCAGCTGCTCCTGGGCCCGCGCCTCGGCCATGGCCGCGTCCAGCAGGGGAAAGGGCTCCGGCGACGCCGGGGGGGCTGCCGGCGTCACCTTCCGGACAGCCTCGTTGCCGAAGCTGCGGTAGCGGATGGCTGGAGCTCCGAGAGCCGCCGCCACACGTGTCACGTCCGTCTCATCCGCCATGGGCGACTCCAGCAGCGGAGCAACGATGCCTTGCTAACCTTAAGCGAGAAATACCCATCATCTCCACAACCCTTCTGTTGGGAGGTGGAGCAGCGGAACATCTGCCCGGAACCGGACCGCTCATGGATGGGGCCTCCCGGTCTCTGCGGCCGCCACCATCGCCAGCAACGACAGGACGGCGGAGTAGTAGTCGGGATGCTCCACGGGCGGGGCGAAACGCCCCTCCCCCCGCGACCCGGTCACGAACTGCGCCACCGCGACGATGCCGGGCGAGGCAGGATGCGGCGCCACCGGCCCCCCGTGCAGCTCGACCCAGGCGGGGACGGGCACGCTGCCCCCCCGACCCCAGTGCGTCGACCAGAACTGCGCTGGGCCGGAACAGCCCGGCTCGTCCGGCAGCCCGGCCCAGGCGAGCCAGAGAGGGACGCGCACGGCATCGTAGGAGAAGCGCGCCGGCCAGCCCGACGCGGCGGTGACCGGTCCGCCGTCATGCGGGACGGCGACCCAATCGGCCGGAAGGCCCCATGGGCCGAGGCAGGCATCGCGCAGCAGGCGTACCCCGTCGACGGCCAGCGGCAGCCAGGCCGAGTCGGGCGAGCCGCGCGCGACCAGGCGCAGCAACGGCAGGGCGTAGTAGGACGGGTTCACCACCGTCTCGTCCGTCCGCTCGAAGCCGCGCGCGCCCGGCAGCAGCAGGGTGCGCCCGGCCACGCGGCGGATGCAGAGCCGCAGCAGGTCGGCCGCGACCTGACGCCCCTCGGCGACCCAGTCGGGGCGCGACCACGCCTGGCCCGCCGTGATCAGCGCCGCGGCGACGAAGAGGTCCCCGTCGGAGGCGTTGTTGTCGTCCATCACCTGGCCGGTGGCGGGGCTCCAGTGCCAGGCATGCAGGGCGTCGCCGCGGCGGCGCAGATGCCGGCGGGTCCAGGCGGCGATGGCGCCAAAGCGTGCGCGGTCGTCGGCCTGCAGCGCCAGGAGCATCCCCAGCCCCTGCCCCTCGGAATGCGAGATGCCGGCATTGCCGGTATCCACCACCCGGCCATCGGGCATGACGAAGCGGGCCGCGAACTCCTCCCATGCGGCATGGAGGCGGCGCACGCCACGCGGTCCGGCATCATCGTTCCGTTGGCTGAGGGCCAGCAGCGCGGTCATGATGCGGTGGCCGAGGGGATGCCCCCGGCGATCCGGATCGGTGCAATCGGCGGTTTAACGCACACCGTAATAGTTTGCCGCAAAATGCATGAAATGCTATGGTGTTTTCGCAACAAGTCACAAAAATGAAAACGCCCCCGCTTCGATCACACATCCCGGCCGGACACAGATTGACCGTGGCGTGAGGCGGGCCCTAGCGTGACCACCGATGCGTTTCCGCTGTCCCGCCGCACGACGCGCCGCCCGCGCGGCCTGCCCTCCCTCCGCAGGCCGGCAGCCACCCGGGCGGACCGGGCGCTTCCGGGACGAGCCTGAGGACCGGCCATGAGCGACCCGAGCTGGCCCCGCGCGCCGGTGCCCGCTGCCAAGCGACCCATCATCCTCAGCTCCCACCCCGGGCCGGGCGGCCGGGCGGCCACCGTGCGCTGGGGCGAGGCCGACCCGCGCCTGCGCGGACCCGTCATCGCCACCCCGGAGCCCTCGGGCAACCGCAATGCCATCGGCACCCATGCCGGCGCCTATGCGCTGTACCGCGCCCTGGCGGTCGCGGCCGGGCAGCTCAAGGCGAACCACCGGCCGGACCTGACCAACACCCTGCCCGCGGTGCCGCTGGGGCCCTTCGCGCAATGGGGCGACCCGGCGAAGATCGTCTCCATCGACCCCTGGGGACACCTGACGGCCGAGGCGTTCCGCGAGGAGATCGCCGCGGGGATGGACATCCGCCCCTCCATCGCCGTCACCCGCGCGCACATCAACATGCCCGAGCTGGTCGAGGCGATGCGGATGGGCCGCCTCTCCCCCGATGGCGAGGTGCTGGGCGCCACCGGCGACGTGCGCGTGACCAAGGTGGCGATCGAGCCCGTCTGGTGGCTGCCCGGCATCGCCGAGCGCTTCGGCATCAGCGAGACGGCGCTGCGCCGCGGGCTGTTCGAGCAGACGGGCGGGATGTTCACCGATCTGGTGACGCGCTCCGACCTGAAGGTCTTCCTCCCCCCGATCGGGGGGATGACGGTCTACCTGTTCGGCGACCCCACGAAGCTCGGCCGGCCGGAGACGCGCATCGCCTGCCGCATCCATGACGAGTGCAACGGCTCCGACGTGTTCGGCTCCGACATCTGCACCTGCCGCCCCTACCTCGTGCACGGGATCGAGGTCTGCATCGAGGAGGCACAGCGCGGCGGGGTGGGGGTCATCGTCTACAACCGCAAGGAAGGCCGGGCGCTGGGCGAGGTGACGAAGTTCCTCGTCTACAACGCGCGCAAGCGCCAGGAGGGCGGCGACCGGGCGGAGAGCTACTTCACCCGCACCGAATGCGTCGCCGGCGTCTCCGACATGCGCTTCCAGGAGCTGATGCCGGACGTGCTGCACTGGCTGGGCATCGCGCGCATCGACCGCCTCGTCTCGATGAGCAACATGAAGTTCGAGCCGATCGTGGCGAGCGGCATCGCGGTGATGGAGCGGGTGCCCATCCCGGACGAGCTGATCCCCGCCGATGCCAGGGTGGAGATGGATGCCAAGAAGGCCGCTGGCTACTTCAGCATGACCGTCCCCGACGCGGCGGAGCTCGCCGTGGCCAAGGGCCGCGGGCTGCAGGACTGACGCGCTTGACCCTGACAGAGACGGAAGCGGCGGAGATCGCCCTCCTCCGCGATCCGGCCACCGTGCGCGCCCGCGCCCATGCCCTGCTGGCGCTGGGCGAGCAGGACGGGCTGCCGCATTTCCGGGTGCATCCGGACAAGCTGGAGGCCGCGGCGGATCTGGTGGCCGCGACCATCCGGTCGAACTACCCGACGCTCGACATCCCCTATCACGCGCGCTGGCGCCACTTCGCGGCCGGGGGCGTGGACCGCTGGGGCGCGCTGGCCGCGACCATGGCCGACGTCCCGGCGGCGGAGGTGGCGCGGCGGCGCTTCGACCTCTGCGTCGTCTCCGTGCTGCTCGATGCCGGGGCGGGGCCGGACTGGCGCTATGCCGAACCGGGGGGCGCGCCCATCGGACGCTCCGAGGGGCTGGCGGTGGCGAGCCTCGACGCCTTCCGCGCCGGGCTCTTCTCCGGCGATCCGGCGCAGCGGCTGCGCGCCGACGCGGCAGGGCTGTCGCGGCTCGATCCCTCGCGCCTCGCCGCCGCCTTCCAGGTGGGGCCGGGCAACCCGCTGACCGGGGTGGAGGGGCGCGCGGCGCTGCTGCACGGGCTGGGCGAGGCGCTGCGCGCGCGGCCGGACCTGTTCGGGGCGGATGCCCGGATCGGCGGGCTCTACGACCACCTCGCCGCGCAGGCGGTGGGCGGCGCCCTGCCGGCCACGGCGATCCTGGCGGCGGTGCTGGAGGGGCTCGGCCCGATCTGGCCGGCGCGGCTGCGGCTGCACGGGGTGAACCTGGGCGATGTCTGGCGCCACCGCCTCGCCGCGCCGGAAGGGCCGGCGCCGGGGCTGGTGCCGTTCCACAAGCTGTCGCAGTGGCTCTCCTACTCGCTGGTCGAGGCGCTGGAGGATTCCGGCCTCGCCGTCACGGATCTCGACGCGCTGACCGGCCTGCCGGAATACCGCAACGGCGGGCTGTTCCTGGATACGGGCGTGCTGGTCCCGCGCGACCCTGGCCTGCCGGCCGAGCTGCTGCACGTGGACAGCGAGGCGGTGGTGGAATGGCGCGCGCTGACCGTGGCCCTGCTCGACCGCGTCGCCGACCTCGTCCGCGCGCGGCTGGGGAAGACGGCCGCGGAGATGCCGCTGGCCCGCGTGCTGGAGGGCGGCACCTGGGCCGCCGGCCGGCGCATCGCCGCGGAGAAACGGCCGGGCGGGGCGCCGCCGCTGCAGGTCGTCAGCGACGGCACCGTCTTCTAACCTGCGCCGGAGCCCGAGAGGACCATCCGCATGCCCGGCCCGCTTCCCGACACCGTCACGCTGATCGACCACCCGCTGGTGCAGCACAAGCTGACCCTGCTGCGCCGTAAGGAGACGCCGACGGGCGAGTTCCGCCGCCTCGCGCGCGAGATCAGCCTGCTGATGGCCTATGAGGTCACGCGCGACCTGCCGCTGGAGACGGTGACGATCGAGACGCCGCTGGAGGTGATGCAGGCGCCGCTGCTCTCGGGCAAGAAGCTGTGCTTCGTCTCCATCCTGCGCGCGGGCAACGGTCTGCTGGACGGGATGCTGGACCTCGTCCCCTCCGCCCGCGTCGGCCATGTCGGGCTGTACCGCGACCCGGAGACGCTGGTGCCGGTGGAATACTACCTGAAGCTGCCCGAGGACATCGACCAGCGGCTCGTCATCGCCGTGGACCCGATGCTCGCCACCGGCCATTCGGCCGCCGCCGCCGTGGGCCGCATCAAGCAGGCGGGGGCGCAGCAGATCAGCTTCGTCAGCCTGCTCTCCGCCCCGGAAGGGCTGCGGGTGATGGCGGAGGAGCATCCGGACGTGCCCATCTTCACCGCGGGCATCGACCGCGAGCTGGATGAGCACGCCTATATCCGCCCCGGCCTGGGCGACGCCGGCGACCGGCTGTTCGGGACGAAGTAGCCGCCCCGCGGGCCGGCGCGGCCGTCAGGCCCCGCGCCGGGCGACCCGCATGGGCATGCCGCGCGCCGGCCGCAGCGTGATCCGCATGCGCAGGGTCGGCGCGGCCCCAGGCGGCAGCGACAGGCGCAATGCCGGCAGCAGCACGGCCAGGATCGCCGCCGCCTCCAGCATGGCGAAGCCCGCGCCGATGCAGATGCGCGGGCCGGCGCCGAAGGGCAGGTAGGCGAAGCGGTGCCGGGCCGGCGCCCCGGGCGCGAAGCGGTCGGGGTCGAAGCGGTCCGGCTCCGCCCACAAGGCCCGATGGCGGTGGATCGCATAGACGGGGACATAGACCGGCGTGCCCGCCCGCAGCGCCTCGCCGCCCAGCTCCATGTCGCGCAGCGCGGTGCGCACCACCAGCGGCGCCGGCGGGTAGAGCCGCATGGCCTCCTGCAGCACCTGCCGCCCGTAGGCGAGGCCGGGAAGGTGCTCCGGCCGCAGGGGCCCGCCCCCGGTCAGCGCGTCGATCTCCCGCAGCAGCCGCGCCTCCACCCCGGGGTGCAGCGCCAGCAGGTAGAAGGTCCAGGTGAGCGCCAGCGCCGTCGTCTCGTGCCCGGCGGTGATGAAGGTCAGCAGGTTGTCGGCCACGTCGCGGTCGCTCATCCCCTGCCCCGTCTCCGGGTCTCGCGCGGCGACGAGGCGGGAGGCGAGGTCGCGGCGGCCGTCCTCCCCGCGCGCCCGGGCTGCCGCGACGATGCGCAGGATCTCCGCGCGCAGGTGGTCGCGCGAGGCCGCCGCCCGGGCCTGGCCGGGATAGGGCACCCAGGCGGGCGCCTTCAGCAGCGCGAGCGCGATCGCCCAGCTGGTGGAATCGAGGTAGTCGGTGATGCCGCGTTCCACCCGGGCGACGTCGAGCCCCTCCTCGCCGGGCAGCATGGTGGCCAGGATGATGTCGAAGGTGGTCCGCATCATCTCGTGGCCCAGCTCGATCCCGGCGGCGCCCGCCTCCAGCCGTGCCAGCCAGCGGTCGCGGGTCCGCCCGGCGGCCGCGATCATCTCCGGCAGGACGCCCAGCAACTGCTCGTGCCGGAAGGCGGGCGCCGCGGCACGGCGCTGCCAGCGCCAGCGCTCGCCATCGGCGGTCAGGATCGCATCGCCCAGGGCCGGGGCCAGGGCGCGCCGCATCGCCTCCGCCTTGCCGAAGGCGTCCGCCTCGTCCAGCAGCACACGCTGCACCAGCGCCGGATCGGTCACCAGCAGGCGCTCGCGGCCCAGGAAGCGCTGCCGCACCAGCCCCTCGACATAGGCGGCGGCGGGGACGGATTCGAGCGGGTTGCGGATCACCGCGCGCAGCAGCGCCAGGTCGCGCAGCGGCCGGGCCGGTGGCACCACCCGCGCCGGCAGCGGGGCGTCCCGGGCGCCGCTCAGGGGGCGGGGACCGGCAGCCGGTGGAACAGCGCCTCCACCGTCTTGCGCTCCGGATGCGCCGTGCCGGGGCTGGAGACGGCGGCGGCGCCCGCCGCGACGCCCCAGGCGAAGGCCTCCTCGGCCGGGCGGCCACGGGACAGGGCCATCACCATCGCGGCGGTGAAGCTGTCCCCGGCGCCGACCGCGCCACGAATCTCCACCTCCAGCGCCGGCAGGAAGACCGCCCCGGCCTCCGTCGCCAGGATGGCGCCGTCCCGGCCCAGGGTCAGCGCGACCATCTCCGCATGGCCCTCGCGGACCAGGGCGATGGCCGCCTCCTCCTGCTCGGCGCGGCCGGGCAGCTTGCGGCCGAGCAACGCCTCGAACTCGCCCAGGCTGGGCTTGATCAGATACGGCCGCTCGCAGAGGGCCTGCTTCAGCGCCTCGCCCGAGGTGTCGAGCACGAAGCGCCGGTTCCCGCGGCGGCGCGCGATCCGGGCGGCCTGGGCGTAGAAGTCCGCGGGTACGCCGCGCGGCAGGCTGCCGCTGGCCACCAGCCATTCGCCCTCCGCCTCCTCCAGCGCCTCCAGCGCGGCGCGCCACTCCGCCTCGGCCACCTCCGGCCCTTCGGGGGTGAAACGGTATTCCTGCCCGCTGCTGCGCTCCAGCACCGTCTGGCTGATGCGGGTGCGGCCGGCGATCGGGATGGTCCGGTGCGGCACACCGCCCTCCTCGAGCAGCTCCGACAGGAACTGCCCCGTCACCCCGCCCGCCAGCACCAGGGCCAGCGCGTCGCCGCCGAAGGCGGTGACCACGCGGGCGACGTTGATGCCGCCGCCGCCGGGGTCCTGGCGCTCGTTGGTGGTGCGGATCTTGCGGATCGGCATCACCTTCTCCGCCTCGCAGGCGATATCGATCGAGGGATTCAGCGTGAGGGTCACGATGCGGGCCGTCGTCGTCACGCGCGTCTCCTGCTTCCTGGCGGATGGGTCAGGGCCAGGGATAGCGGACCCGGCGGCCCCGGGCCACGCGGGCTGAACGCCGCGCCGGCCGCGAGGTCACGGGCGGGGAGGCGCGCGCCCCCGCCGCCCCGCCATCCGTCAGCGGCGCGAGGCGGCCTCGCCGCCCCTGCCGGGCGACGGCGCCGGGACGGCGGCCAGGCGGATCGGGCGCAGGCGGGCCAGGGGCGGCAGCAGCGCCTCCGCCACCCGCCGGGGGTCGCGGACCGTGTCGGCCGCCTGACGCAGCGCCTGGGCCAGCAGGTCGGCCAGGACGGCGTCGCGCGCGCGGTCCAGCCCGGCCAGCCAGCCTTCCAGCCAGCGCCGGGCCGGCACCGTCAGGGACAGCCCCGGCAGCGCCAGGGCCACCGCGACCTCCTCCAGTGCCAGCACCTCCCGCCACGCGGCCATGCGGTCCGACCAGCCGGGCTGCATCCGCTGCAGCAGGGCGCCGAAGACGCCGCCGCGGCAGGCGCAGCCGCTGCCGGACAGCAGGGCGTCCAGCGCCGCCAGGGCTTCCTTCGGTGCCGCATCGAGCCAGCCGCAGGCGGCGCCGAAGGCCACCAGCGGGTCCGGGTCCAGTGCCAGGAAGGTGGCCCAAGCCAGGGCGGGGACGCGGCGGCCGTCCCGATGCGCCCGCATCGCCTCGACCGCGGAGCGGCGGGCGGCCGGAGGCAGCCCGTTGGCCAGGCCGAAGGCGTAGAGGTCCCGCATGGCGCCCAGGGCATCCGCATCGGGGCTGCGGATCTGGCGCAGCGACTCGCCCACCAGCAGATCCGGGAAGCCGGGCCAGGCGCTGATCCGCCGGTCCAGCGAAGGGTGGGCCATGATCTGCTCGAACAGGGCCGGCTCTTCCAGGAACAGGGGGACCCAGGACTTGGGGCGGTTCGGCATGGCAGTCCATTCGGGGAGGCGCGGCGACGTTGTTGCGCCGCAACGCTTAGCGAAGGGTTAACGGCGCCCGAGCCCGGAAAGGCTTCGCTCAACCCCTGTCCCGGCGCCGCCCGGGGTTTGCGGGGCGACCGAATACGGGCACACCCACGCCCCCTCCCCTCCCTCCCCTCCTTCCCCTGGACCTGCGCCATGCCCCCGGTGATCGGCATCGACTTCGGCACGACCAACAGCGTCGTCGCGTTGCTGCAGCCGGACGGGCAGGTGGCCACCGCGCGCTATGCCGTGGGCGCGGCGGAGCTGGAGGTGTTCCGCTCCGTCCTCTGCTTCTGGGCGGAGGAAGGGGTCTCCGGCCGCGCCGCGCTGCGCCATGCGACGGGACCGGCGGCGATCGACGCCTATCTGGACGATCCGCTGGGCAGCCGCCTGATCATGTCGCTCAAGAGCTACCTGGCGCAGCGCAGCCTGGGCGAGGTGCGCATCCTGGGCCGGGCCTATCCGCTGGAGGATCTGGCGGCGCTGCTGCTGCGCGGGCTGCTGGGCGCCGCCGCGGGCAGCCTGGGCGGCATGGGGGCGCTGGCCGGGGCGCATGTGGTGGCGGGGCGGCCGGTGCGCTTCGTGGGCGGGACGGCCGACGACGCCCTGGGCGAGCGCCGGCTGCGCGGCGCCTTCGCCGCCGCGGGCTGGCGAGACCTGACCGTGGCGCTGGAGCCGGAGGCGGCGGGCCACCGCTTCGCCGCCACGCTGGAGGGGGCGGCCACCGTGCTGGTCGGGGATTTCGGCGGCGGCACCAGCGACTTCTCGATCCTGCGCTTCGATCCCGGCGCCCGCCGGCGGGTCGAGGCGCTGGGCCATGCCGGCGTCGGGCTGGCGGGCGACGCGCTGGACTACCGCATCAT contains:
- a CDS encoding cellulose synthase operon protein YhjQ/BcsQ, producing the protein MPLICFTSPKGGVGKTTLAANIAYALSQTGRRILAIDCDPQNALRLHFGAPIAEQEGWLGSLLRQPDMRPALRHTGSGVVLLPYGASDMTGALGLDVALERQPQLLTGPVRALLADGALTIVADMPPGPSQALAALAPIADMIVCVLAAEPMSAALVPEIESGRFLGGGVAGTAAGQRLRVVVNAVNLDSNLSRSAAEAVARHVGWRLLGAVGREEVVAEALACQRLVLDHAPHSRAAADLREVTAAINETLAAPQQGQTYAWGSR
- a CDS encoding glycosyl hydrolase family 8, giving the protein MTALLALSQRNDDAGPRGVRRLHAAWEEFAARFVMPDGRVVDTGNAGISHSEGQGLGMLLALQADDRARFGAIAAWTRRHLRRRGDALHAWHWSPATGQVMDDNNASDGDLFVAAALITAGQAWSRPDWVAEGRQVAADLLRLCIRRVAGRTLLLPGARGFERTDETVVNPSYYALPLLRLVARGSPDSAWLPLAVDGVRLLRDACLGPWGLPADWVAVPHDGGPVTAASGWPARFSYDAVRVPLWLAWAGLPDEPGCSGPAQFWSTHWGRGGSVPVPAWVELHGGPVAPHPASPGIVAVAQFVTGSRGEGRFAPPVEHPDYYSAVLSLLAMVAAAETGRPHP
- a CDS encoding GTP cyclohydrolase II, whose translation is MSDPSWPRAPVPAAKRPIILSSHPGPGGRAATVRWGEADPRLRGPVIATPEPSGNRNAIGTHAGAYALYRALAVAAGQLKANHRPDLTNTLPAVPLGPFAQWGDPAKIVSIDPWGHLTAEAFREEIAAGMDIRPSIAVTRAHINMPELVEAMRMGRLSPDGEVLGATGDVRVTKVAIEPVWWLPGIAERFGISETALRRGLFEQTGGMFTDLVTRSDLKVFLPPIGGMTVYLFGDPTKLGRPETRIACRIHDECNGSDVFGSDICTCRPYLVHGIEVCIEEAQRGGVGVIVYNRKEGRALGEVTKFLVYNARKRQEGGDRAESYFTRTECVAGVSDMRFQELMPDVLHWLGIARIDRLVSMSNMKFEPIVASGIAVMERVPIPDELIPADARVEMDAKKAAGYFSMTVPDAAELAVAKGRGLQD
- a CDS encoding URC4/urg3 family protein, translated to MTLTETEAAEIALLRDPATVRARAHALLALGEQDGLPHFRVHPDKLEAAADLVAATIRSNYPTLDIPYHARWRHFAAGGVDRWGALAATMADVPAAEVARRRFDLCVVSVLLDAGAGPDWRYAEPGGAPIGRSEGLAVASLDAFRAGLFSGDPAQRLRADAAGLSRLDPSRLAAAFQVGPGNPLTGVEGRAALLHGLGEALRARPDLFGADARIGGLYDHLAAQAVGGALPATAILAAVLEGLGPIWPARLRLHGVNLGDVWRHRLAAPEGPAPGLVPFHKLSQWLSYSLVEALEDSGLAVTDLDALTGLPEYRNGGLFLDTGVLVPRDPGLPAELLHVDSEAVVEWRALTVALLDRVADLVRARLGKTAAEMPLARVLEGGTWAAGRRIAAEKRPGGAPPLQVVSDGTVF
- the upp gene encoding uracil phosphoribosyltransferase, whose amino-acid sequence is MPGPLPDTVTLIDHPLVQHKLTLLRRKETPTGEFRRLAREISLLMAYEVTRDLPLETVTIETPLEVMQAPLLSGKKLCFVSILRAGNGLLDGMLDLVPSARVGHVGLYRDPETLVPVEYYLKLPEDIDQRLVIAVDPMLATGHSAAAAVGRIKQAGAQQISFVSLLSAPEGLRVMAEEHPDVPIFTAGIDRELDEHAYIRPGLGDAGDRLFGTK
- a CDS encoding cytochrome P450; amino-acid sequence: MPPARPLRDLALLRAVIRNPLESVPAAAYVEGLVRQRFLGRERLLVTDPALVQRVLLDEADAFGKAEAMRRALAPALGDAILTADGERWRWQRRAAAPAFRHEQLLGVLPEMIAAAGRTRDRWLARLEAGAAGIELGHEMMRTTFDIILATMLPGEEGLDVARVERGITDYLDSTSWAIALALLKAPAWVPYPGQARAAASRDHLRAEILRIVAAARARGEDGRRDLASRLVAARDPETGQGMSDRDVADNLLTFITAGHETTALALTWTFYLLALHPGVEARLLREIDALTGGGPLRPEHLPGLAYGRQVLQEAMRLYPPAPLVVRTALRDMELGGEALRAGTPVYVPVYAIHRHRALWAEPDRFDPDRFAPGAPARHRFAYLPFGAGPRICIGAGFAMLEAAAILAVLLPALRLSLPPGAAPTLRMRITLRPARGMPMRVARRGA
- a CDS encoding 1-phosphofructokinase family hexose kinase → MTTTARIVTLTLNPSIDIACEAEKVMPIRKIRTTNERQDPGGGGINVARVVTAFGGDALALVLAGGVTGQFLSELLEEGGVPHRTIPIAGRTRISQTVLERSSGQEYRFTPEGPEVAEAEWRAALEALEEAEGEWLVASGSLPRGVPADFYAQAARIARRRGNRRFVLDTSGEALKQALCERPYLIKPSLGEFEALLGRKLPGRAEQEEAAIALVREGHAEMVALTLGRDGAILATEAGAVFLPALEVEIRGAVGAGDSFTAAMVMALSRGRPAEEAFAWGVAAGAAAVSSPGTAHPERKTVEALFHRLPVPAP
- a CDS encoding Hsp70 family protein; translated protein: MPPVIGIDFGTTNSVVALLQPDGQVATARYAVGAAELEVFRSVLCFWAEEGVSGRAALRHATGPAAIDAYLDDPLGSRLIMSLKSYLAQRSLGEVRILGRAYPLEDLAALLLRGLLGAAAGSLGGMGALAGAHVVAGRPVRFVGGTADDALGERRLRGAFAAAGWRDLTVALEPEAAGHRFAATLEGAATVLVGDFGGGTSDFSILRFDPGARRRVEALGHAGVGLAGDALDYRIIDRVISPLLGKGSHYTVMGGSPLPVPPAWYASFARWHRLSLMRAPKTLREIGEVMRTAEAPERLAHLVRLVEDEAGYALYQAVSSAKAELSRAASTVLRFAHGGFRVEAEVARADFEGWIAPELAQFGTAIDRALADAGLRAAEVDRVFLTGGTSLVPAVRRLFETRFDPARIAGGSEFVSVAEGLALIGGAGR